From Perognathus longimembris pacificus isolate PPM17 chromosome 22, ASM2315922v1, whole genome shotgun sequence, one genomic window encodes:
- the LOC125339948 gene encoding golgin subfamily A member 2-like yields the protein MSEKTREKKIASGKKLLQEYQQRNCPDRLAVSKRKKKTKKGDVPKTNTTGDCHSTEGVARDHTNSEPLDTMTAVTVQTVPGPNDTKDLERRYQHLMLALDSSRIRNQQLWSVIEQLKQERKELQDQQGKENEKMACIVEAQKIDLELHKLSIQMLVSENSDLQSALAHVQQLANEREAEHADRASRLQASQQRVEELERTLSAAFTMQNEAETSNLELTNALNNLKLQLQDKIGSYDNLEEENTKLQERLDVLLTQKADTEIKSPELQVLEERAELERQLDSMKALVATLTVERDTFAEDLRVERSRWDEKAQQLLAKNSQLTEEKEQGARQVLELESNVMALRKQLAEQQAQAFQLQKELKNLEEQHHIQIQETQSLRFQNLEQQERLRILEKKAEAWEQQAEDRRKSFETMEKERETVRCTLLHNEELKHQLAQLRDAFHRLSEDKEALASILHSEQQDKKKLQEKLDQLEKKSTEWKEIAEAKSQAAQNLQELHDQYLEQLRELRAACERHVASHQQLTYEKEALRQHLLKQTQLLEQLQQEQVQTKAEDQMGPQKLQDTLKCLEAQRQENEQLRAQLSGLALPREGEGISLREDKAQCQTKLEHQAIFPKSWSHGVSGDRKQHAHIPKIKLKLHFTHNLPDKVDYQSQVDGLHHQCDQLSKHISAIQESIVFYKEQMDVLDEMYQEKDQCVIQLSQEVSEKKKQLQELLLHLAGEGTEGQDKMPAAIHTLAAEGPSDLLGPTKLEVMEEQEQGFEDIPLEDSLAPAPGEPGVSCPMLKPTTEQIMPLLPVIQPHQEPAGLGNEPSFPFFSRLMQMMSLGQ from the exons ATGTctgaaaaaacaagagaaaagaaaatagcttcaggaaagaaactccttcaAGAGTATCAGCAGAGAAATTGTCCTGACAGGCTTGCAGTttccaagaggaagaagaaaacaaaaaagggagatGTCCCCAAAACGAACACGACAGGGGACTGTCATTCAACTGAGGGTGTAGCCAGAGATCACACTAACTCGGAGCCTTTGGACACAATGACAGCTGTCACAGTCCAGACTGTCCCTGGTCCCAATGACACCAAGGATCTAGAAAGGCGCTACCAACACCTGATGCTTGCCCTGGACTCCAGCAGAATACGCAACCAGCAGCTGTGGAGTGTGATTGAACAActaaagcaggaaaggaaagagctcCAGGATCAACAGggcaaagagaatgagaagatggcCTGTATTGTGGAAGCACAGAAGATAGATCTGGAGCTCCACAAATTATCAATTCAGATGTTGGTTTCAGAAAATTCTGATTTACAATCTGCCCTGGCCCACGTGCAGCAGCTGGCCAATGAAAGAGAAGCGGAGCATGCCGATCGTGCCAGCCGCCTGCAAGCTTCGCAGCAACGCGTGGAGGAGCTAGAGAGGACACTGTCTGCAGCCTTCACCATGCAGAATGAGGCAGAGACCAGCAACCTCGAGCTCACCAACGCCCTGAATAACCTGAAGCTGCAGCTCCAGGACAAGATCGGAAGCTATGATAACCTGGAGGAAGAGAACACCAAGCTGCAGGAGAGGCTGGACGTGCTCCTGACGCAGAAGGCCGACACGGAGATCAAAAGTCCTGAGTTACAAGTACTGGAAGAGCGGGCAGAGTTGGAAAGACAACTAGACAGCATGAAAGCGTTGGTGGCAACATTAACGGTGGAGAGAGACACCTTTGCGGAGGACCTGAGGGTAGAGCGCTCCAGGTGGGATGAGAAGGCCCAGCAGCTGTTGGCGAAGAACAGCCAattgacagaggagaaagagcaaggggcgaggcaggtgttggagctggagAGCAACGTGATGGCGCTGAGAAAGCAGCTGGCAGAGCAACAGGCCCAGGCCTTCCAGTTGCAGAAGGagctcaagaacctggaagaacaaCATCACATCCAGATACAGGAAACCCAGAGCCTTCGtttccagaacctggagcagcaggagAGGCTGAGGATATTGGAGAAGAAGGCCGAGGCATGGGAGCAGCAAGCTGAGGATCGACGCAAGAGCTTTGAGACCATGGAAAAGGAACGTGAGACCGTGCGATGCACACTGCTGCACAACGAAGAACTGAAACACCAGCTGGCCCAGCTGCGGGACGCCTTCCACAGGCTGAGTGAAGACAAGGAGGCGCTCGCCAGCATCCTGCACTCGGAGCAGCAGGACAAGAAAAAGCTGCAGGAAAAGCTGGACCAGCTGGAGAAGAAGTCAACAGAATGGAAAGAGATCGCTGAAGCAAAGAGCCAAGCAGCTCAGAATTTGCAGGAGCTGCATGACCAGTACCTAGAGCAGCTGCGGGAGCTCAGAGCCGCCTGTGAGCGGCACGTGGCCTCCCATCAGCAGCTGACGTACGAGAAGGAGGCCttgcggcagcacctgctgaagcagacccagctgctggagcagctgcaGCAGGAGCAGGTGCAGACCAAGGCAGAGGACCAAATGGGACCTCAAAAGTTGCAGGACACATTGAAGTGCCTTGAAGCACAAAGGCAGGAGAATGAGCAGCTTCGGGCCCAGCTGAGCGGCCTGGCTCTcccgagggaaggggaaggaataaGCCTAAGAGAAGACAAGG cccagtgccagaccaagctggagcATCAGGCCATCTTCCCCAAGAGCTGGAGCCATGGCGTGTCTGGAGACAGGAAGCAGCATGCACACATACCCAAGATCAAGCTGAAACTCCATTTCACCCACAACCTGCCTGACAAGGTGGACTACCAGAGTCAAGTGGACGGCCTCCACCATCAGTGTGACCAGCTGTCCAAACACATCAGTGCCATCCAAGAGTCTATCGTTTTCTACAAAGAACAGATGGACGTTCTTGATGAGATGTATCAGGAGAAAGACCAGTGTGTCATCCAGCTGTCCCAGGAGGTGAGTgaaaagaagaagcagctgcaggagctgctACTGCACCTTGCAGGGGAAGGCACGGAGGGTCAGGACAAGATGCCGGCAGCCATCCACACCCTCGCTGCTGAGGGCCCCTCAGACCTGTTGGGccccacaaagctggaagttatGGAGGAGCAGGAGCAAGGTTTTGAAGACATTCCACTTGAAGACAGTCTGGCACCTGCCCCAGGAGAGCCTGGGGTGTCTTGCCCCATGCTGAAGCCCACCACAGAGCAGATCATGCCACTGTTGCCTGTTATCCAGCCCCACCAAGAGCCTGCAGGCCTGGGCAATGAGCCCTCCTTCCCATTCTTCTCGAGACTCATGCAAATGATGAGTTTGGGACAATGA